GGCCATCGACAAAGCGCTCAACCACTCGGATTTCACCGGGCTGATCAACGAAAAATACGCGGCGTCCGGGATGATCTGCCTTGGTGTGCTGCAGGGGGCTACCTATCGCGTCATGACGTCCAACGTCAAAATCGAAAAGCTCGCGGATTTCAAAGGAATCAAAATTCGCACCCAGAACTCCCCTTATCACCTGGCGTTCTGGAAGGCTCTTGGCGCCAACCCCACGCCCCTGCCCTTCACCGAACTGTACATGAGCCTGCAGCAGGGCGTCGTTGATGCGCAGGAAAACGCCAACGACACCAACCTCAGCTCCAATTTCCAGGAAGTGCAGAAGTTCCTGGTCAACATCCGTCAGTTGCTTTACGTCAACCAGTTCCTGATGAACAAGGCGAAGTTCGACTCTCTGGACCCCGCTTATCAAACCGCCATCCGGGAAGCCCTCGCCAAAGCCACGGGCGAAATCGCGGCCAAA
This genomic window from Synergistaceae bacterium contains:
- a CDS encoding TRAP transporter substrate-binding protein, with the protein product MRKSALLVLLLLFTLIPCSVSVAAGPYDSLAPVTLRYGNGAALGAAGDVWGEAFCRYVAEITGGKLTVDYFPNSQLGVDNEMQTQMLNGDIDIVSCQPGQTTTFVPSVAFYDLPLLFAKYDAAAIDKALNHSDFTGLINEKYAASGMICLGVLQGATYRVMTSNVKIEKLADFKGIKIRTQNSPYHLAFWKALGANPTPLPFTELYMSLQQGVVDAQENANDTNLSSNFQEVQKFLVNIRQLLYVNQFLMNKAKFDSLDPAYQTAIREALAKATGEIAAK